The Phoenix dactylifera cultivar Barhee BC4 chromosome 17, palm_55x_up_171113_PBpolish2nd_filt_p, whole genome shotgun sequence genome contains a region encoding:
- the LOC103712237 gene encoding uncharacterized protein LOC103712237 isoform X3, with the protein MEILKRKLCFPISSFCCVILGFGALLYDEFSCVNLWMQKTVNLLLMFIGLKFSQASNARRDRINGRIKTLQKLVPNSSKQPKCMEV; encoded by the exons ATGGAGATATTGAAGCGGAAGTTGTGTTTTCCAATTTCTTCCTTTTGCTGTGTAATCCTTG gttttggtgCTTTGTTGTATGACGAGTTTAGCT gTGTAAACCTATGGATGCAGAAGACTGTGAACCTTTTACTGATGTTTATTGGATTAAAATTTTCACAGGCCAGCAATGCTAG GAGGGATAGGATCAACGGAAGGATAAAGACTCTCCAGAAGCTGGTTCCCAACTCAAGCAAG CAACCGAAGTGCATGGAAGTCTAG
- the LOC103712237 gene encoding uncharacterized protein LOC103712237 isoform X1, with product MEILKRKLCFPISSFCCVILGFGALLYDEFSCVNLWMQKTVNLLLMFIGLKFSQASNARRDRINGRIKTLQKLVPNSSKNDKVPILDEAIEYLNVQHATNDDDHEHAAASDVYDGSTGHREDGPELSWKAWAHWNNSNHPILCPSPSCRETFGSLNQQNGMIHCHCMG from the exons ATGGAGATATTGAAGCGGAAGTTGTGTTTTCCAATTTCTTCCTTTTGCTGTGTAATCCTTG gttttggtgCTTTGTTGTATGACGAGTTTAGCT gTGTAAACCTATGGATGCAGAAGACTGTGAACCTTTTACTGATGTTTATTGGATTAAAATTTTCACAGGCCAGCAATGCTAG GAGGGATAGGATCAACGGAAGGATAAAGACTCTCCAGAAGCTGGTTCCCAACTCAAGCAAG AATGATAAAGTGCCAATCCTTGACGAGGCAATCGAATACTTGAATGTGCAACATGCCACGAATGATGATGACCATGAACATGCTGCAGCTTCAGACGTCTATGATGGCTCCACTGGGcatagggaagatggacctgaaCTCAGTTGGAAGGCCTGGGCACACTGGAATAACTCCAATCATCCCATCCTCTGCCCTTCTCCCTCCTGCAGAGAGACCTTTGGAAGCCTCAACCAGCAGAATGGCATGATCCACTGCCACTGCATGGGCtga
- the LOC103712237 gene encoding uncharacterized protein LOC103712237 isoform X2 produces MEILKRKLCFPISSFCCVILGVNLWMQKTVNLLLMFIGLKFSQASNARRDRINGRIKTLQKLVPNSSKNDKVPILDEAIEYLNVQHATNDDDHEHAAASDVYDGSTGHREDGPELSWKAWAHWNNSNHPILCPSPSCRETFGSLNQQNGMIHCHCMG; encoded by the exons ATGGAGATATTGAAGCGGAAGTTGTGTTTTCCAATTTCTTCCTTTTGCTGTGTAATCCTTG gTGTAAACCTATGGATGCAGAAGACTGTGAACCTTTTACTGATGTTTATTGGATTAAAATTTTCACAGGCCAGCAATGCTAG GAGGGATAGGATCAACGGAAGGATAAAGACTCTCCAGAAGCTGGTTCCCAACTCAAGCAAG AATGATAAAGTGCCAATCCTTGACGAGGCAATCGAATACTTGAATGTGCAACATGCCACGAATGATGATGACCATGAACATGCTGCAGCTTCAGACGTCTATGATGGCTCCACTGGGcatagggaagatggacctgaaCTCAGTTGGAAGGCCTGGGCACACTGGAATAACTCCAATCATCCCATCCTCTGCCCTTCTCCCTCCTGCAGAGAGACCTTTGGAAGCCTCAACCAGCAGAATGGCATGATCCACTGCCACTGCATGGGCtga